GTTTTTTAATCTGTGATTAGGATttagtttttcttattttagAAATCTAAATTGTTTTCAGCTATTCTGTGCTGGCTTAAGGTACCGTGTGTGTGGAAAATAAAGTGAAGGTAGACCGTTCTATCTGTGAAACTATCTACAGTGGTAGTTGGCTTATTTTACAATAGagtatttttttccaaaaattttatttacagtttaatGTCTTACGATTTAATTGCACATAAGAACataactgatttaaaaaaaaaaaaaaaactacagctttAGCAGAtcattactgtactgtaaaattTTGATGAAAATACGTTTTCTTTACACACCATCTCTccacttattttattttcatagggGATTGCATGTTTACACATCTGTGATAACAACTTATTATCAGCACAGTACAAATATTGCACAGAGTTTCACAGAACAAACTTTTGCCAAAGCAAATGCACAGCACTGATGTTCTGAGCTGTTGTTCTATTTTCAGGctagtctttttttcagcttAAGAAGTACATTGAGTTGCCAGCTGGGTTggtaaaaaaaatttgaaacactattattacactataaaatgcaatacaatacACAGGACATACTACAGTCTTagagtgtaactctcgccaaaatgcaacctagggtctttttgtgaatgtaccagagtcaaactttcgtttaaaagcatatttaggacggaagctccacttttaagatgtatcgtatttttgtttttcggtcaaatggccttttgaatgggagtgctaggggcacttttatgctagcctcaaaatagctatttttaaaacactaagaaggctcgacacaacatgaaactttgctcgaagtatcaccaggggctctacaccttaactacaccggtgcacaagggatatactaaatctgtggctgcttgttttgatatcgactcgttttgactgccgaggtggtagcgaccggaaacaacaagagctacggtgagttgttcaaaacctttctttttagtaaactctgggtggTTCATGTGTAGacaccctggtgatacttcggagcaaagtttcatgttgtgtcgagccttcttagtgttttaaaaatagctattttgaggctagcataaaagtgcccctatcactcccattcaaaaggccatttgaccgaaaaacaaaaatacgatacatcttaaaagtggagcttccgtcctaaatatgctttttaaacaaaagtttgactcgggtacaactctaggttgcattttggcgagagttacgctttaaagaaCACCATAGAGCTTAATCAACACGTCTTTGACGCAGTCTCaactaaaaatgaaaatgatttcatAAAGATTGCATCATAAAATGGTTGTACATTTGTGTATTTTCATTGCAATCATCAGAGCTTAAAAACACTTAATACTGTTTTGTGACTGTAGGCCTCCACAGCAGATGGAAGTCCTGCACAGACTAATGGTGAAGTTACACAGCCTGCCACTACAGTGACGAGAAGAGGTGAGTACATTTTCTTGTTTTGGTTTACATAAAAAATGCAAGATGGCTGTATTCCAGATTTTCCTTATTGTGATTATTTCATGTTTCACTGCCCAGATGAAAACACTGAGCCCCCTGCTAGTGCTGAAACCCCACCACCTCTTGCCACAGCAAATACAGAGCCTGTGGTGGAGGctaaacaggaaacagacaaCCAGATGACACCGCCTGCTGAGTTAGCCATACAATCTGTAGCCCCTACAGCCGCTGCAGAGGTGCCATCCCCATTGATAAAGGACCTGCAGTCTCCCCTCCCTGCAGCAgcatctactactactacagttCCTCCTGAGGCAGAACATAAAGTTGATACTAAAGTGGGTGACACCGTAGACGCTCCTGTCGGCCCTTCTGCATCATTAGCAGCACAAGAGGCGCCTGTCAAAATGGAAGAACCACAGGCTGCCCCACCTCCAACTGAGAAGGTAccagaaaaggaagaaaagaaagcagaGGAATTGCAGAAATTGGAAAATAAGGAGCAAGTGGCCAGTGCTAAGTTTGAGCCTGCAGTTGAGGTTCCTGCAACAGTTACCCCTGTTGACGAGGCAAAAGAAGAAACGGCTACAAAGACAGAAACTAAAGTCTCTACGCCTCCACCCTCTGCACAGGAACCTTCTTCTCCACAAACCCAGAACGCCACCCAGAGCCCCGCCCCTAAACCGGAACCCACACCGGCTGAAGCAGCAGAGCCTCTTCTCTCCAACGGCCTTCCTCAGGACATTGAGGAACTGTCTGAGGATGTGGCATTTTCAGACACTACACCCCTTGACAAGCCTGATGCTTCTCAATCTCAGGAATCCACACCTGTGGCTAAAACGGCAATGCCTgcccaggaggaggaggaggaggaggagaaagagagaggggaagaaaggAACGAAAAAAGTGAGGATGCCCCTCCTGCCtctgttagctgccctacagagGAACCTACTATGCAAGGTAGGGTGGAGTTAAATCTGGCTCGCATTTATGATTGCCGCATGTGTTGTGctccattttaattttaattcattttcttgAAGCTGCAACGTCTGTGCcaaggaagaggaagaacatGAAGGAGTTCAACAAGAAAGAGGCAATTGGAGACCTCCTGGATGCCTTCACAGAGGTTAGTGTCAGGCCAGATGAAAACAAGAAAGATCGAAGTTAACGCAAGGTCATCATGGTGTTTAAGTGTCTCAGCAGTTTCAGCTGTATCAATAATATTTTTGAGGATGTTTAGTTTTAAAACACTGCATTCTGTGACTAACTGGGTTATCATAATACTTTTTAATCTCTtcgtgttttgttttttttgccgcAGGAGCAAGAAGCCAAGCCTGCTCCTGAACCCTCGTCCACTCAGGCCGACCCTGTCCCTGTTGCTCCACCTGAACCTCCAGCTGAGGTTGTAGATGAGAcctgggaggagagagaagacaagCAAAATGCAGAACCTAAAGTTACGTCTGAGCCAACTGAGCAGAAATACCAGTACAAAGAAGGTAGGTTGACTAGATTCTCTAGaaatggcgtgtgtgtgtgtgtgtgtgtgtgtgtgtgtgtgtgtgtgtgtgtgtgtgtgtgtgtgtgtgtgtgtgtgtgtgtgtgtgtgtgtgtgtgtgtgtgtgtgtgtgtgtgtgtgtgtgtgtgtgtgtgtgtgtgttaacatttTTCGTACATCTTTTAGAAAAATGGAAACCGATAGACCCAGAAGACAAGAAGCGGTACGACAGGGAGTTCCTCCTGGGCTTCCAGTTTATCAGCGCCAGTATGCACAAACCCGATGGCCTGCCTATCATCAGTGATGTGGTCCTGGACAAGGTAGGGGATGTTTTACATAATTATGCTGTGGAATATCTTTCATGTGTGAGATTAATGACAGATGAAACTTTTGACCTCATtagcataacatttttttttttatatatcatgtttattattattgaaattAGGAAACTTGACGTCCATCTTGTCTTGTCAGTGTTTTGTATGGACTCTAAGgttgtttttccttttactcTAACTTTAGGCGAACAAGACTCCAATGCGGCCTGCTGACCCAGCTCGAATGATAAATGTGGGTCCTGATTTTACTCCCTCGTATTTGGGTAACCTTGGGAGCAGATCGGTGGGAGGACCACGAGGCCCGGTGAGTGAATGTTACCTGAATAGCCCAGGGGATGACTGAagtaacaataaaatgaataaagatAACCTGGGGATAAAGAACCCGGGAAACTAAAGTATAtggacaaacaaggaatttatTAACGTATAAAGTACACACATGGATGTTGGCGTAATGGCCCACTGGAACTGTCCGTAGCTCTCCAGCTCCTTTATACTCCCAGCCCTGATTACTTATTGAAATAAGCTACACTCAATCACTTACTGCAGCTGCAAGGCTGGCAGGTACCTGGAGAGACCCACGAGAGAgcagacacaaacaccacaGCACGCAACAGTGACTttgtctcttctctttctttggtGATTTTAACCATAattctatgtatttatttttttgatcatggtttcttttttaaaatgcatcCCTTCCCCTCCTTTTAGCCACCTGGGCCACGTCGCTCCCAGCAGGGCCAGAGGAAAGAGCCCAGGAAGATAATCAGCAGCATGTCCCTCGGCGACGACGTGCAGCTCAACAAGGCTGAGAAGGCCTGGAAGCCCACGGTAAAGAAGTCCACTCGAACCCGCGCCGCGGAGGAAGTCGAAGATGACGATCCCGAACAGGCCAAGACTCAAGAGCTGTTCAAGCGTCTGCGCAGTATCCTCAACAAGCTGACCCCTCAGAAGTTTCAGGAGCTGATGAAACAAGTGACAGAGCTGACGATAGACACAGAGGAGAGGCTGAAGGGAACCATTGACCTCATCTTTGAGAAGGCCATCTCAGAGCCCAACTTCTCTGTGGCCTATGCCAACATGTGCCGCTGCCTTTTGGGGGTAAGTCGTGTGATTTTTATCAGGGTCTTATAATTTGCTCCAATGATGACTTCTGTTTTGTGCCACATGTCTGGGCCACTGAATGTTCATAATAAAGGACACTTTAATCACTGTTCACTTTAACTTTTATAATCACGCTTTAGGCCACATCATTATATGTGAGATGATGTAtattcattaaaaatgtttaattgtaCTCGTTTTCCTCCTTCAGTTGAAAGTCCCCATCCCTGACAAGCCAGGACTCTTTGTGAACTTCCGCAAACTGCTGCTCAACCGCTGCCAGAAAGAGTTTGAGAAGGACCAGGATGATGATGAAATCTTTGagaaaaagcaacaagaaatagAGGCTGCCAAAGAAGTAAGAAATGTGATCCTTTACCCGCACTGTTGCAACCACCACAGGTTTCGTTGTTTACTTAGACTAAACTGATCATATTACCCCAGCACTAAGCACAAACTCCTACTTGTATCTGCCCTCAGGGAGAGGAGTGTGAGCGCTTGAAGGTGGAGCTGCAGGATTTCAAAGACAAGGCTCGCCGCCGTTCAATGGGTAACATAAAGTTCATTGGCGAGCTCTTCAAGCTGAAGATGCTGACAGAGGCCATCATGCACGACTGCGTAGTGAAACTACTGAAGAATCATGATGAAGAGTCTCTGGAGTGTCTCTGCAGGCTGTTCTCCACAATTGGCAAAGACCTGGACTTTGAGAAGGCCAAGGTAAATAAAGCATGAACACAATAGGGGTGACCCCGAATTGTCGACTATTCAATGATTTGATCAAAGGACCGTTGAATTGTCGGAAAATGTGGTCATTCAAAAAACAAAGTATCGTTCCATTCGGTCAATATGGGGGTGTTGAATGTCAAATTTGACCTAGAATTGCTTGCTTTCTCCCAATAAatcatgatatactgtatagcctATTTTGGAATACGAGCAGAGcactaaatatatatttttaatttaaaaaaacaaaaagaaatgattgTAATATGAGTCGACTATAGGCTAGATTTAACCATTCCCATTTGGCTATGTAAATTCTTAGTCGGGGACACCCCTAGAAAACCTAAGTATTTACACATTCAACCGTCTCCGGTgatgacttttatttttgtgcTACGTGTCTGGGCCACTGATTGTTAGTGATGGGATTGAGGAACTGAGGAGACAGTTCTCTACGTATAAATCAGTCTCAATTCTTTATTCATAatgaggttgttgttgttttgtagcCATGACTCATAAAAGCCGCTTTTTTTCCTGTGTCCCTGTTAGCCTCGTATGGATCAATATTTCAACCAGATGGACAAGATcatcaaagagagaaagacctcATCCAGAATCCGCTTCATGCTACAAGACGTCTTGGACCTCAGAAAGGTAAATATTACTTCATCCATAACCGGAGCCGAAAATAAGCATTTATGGTGGTGACTAATGCTAAGAAGTATTCCTGAATGAGCAGGCTCGTTTTAAACTGTGTGACGTATTCCACAGGGATTAGGAGTCGCGTGGGAAacatgaatgaagacattgaccGATGTTGGAACAGTTACAGACCGTTTTTTATAACTATCTTTCATCTTTGGTCTACAGAGTGGGTGGGTGCCTCGTAGAGGAGACCAGGGTCCTAAAACAATCGACCAGATCCACAAGGAGGCAGAGATGGAGGAGCACAGGGAACAGATCAAAGTTCAGCAGCAGCTCCTGTCcaagaaggagggaggaggagaaagaggaggcgGCAGGATGGGAGGGAACATGGGGGGCCGTGGCTCTCACACACCAGGAGGTGGCCGGACTAGCCAGCCTCAGGATGAGGGATGGAACACTGTGCCCATTTCCAAGAACAGACCCATCGACACCACTCGCCTTAGCAAGATCACAAAGGTAATGTCCAAGTCTAACACAGAAGTTGTCACTAATTGACTGTATAAAATTTGCAGCTTCAGGTTTTCATTCAGTTTAACTTGACAGTATagtcaaataaagtgtttaaaGTCCTGAGTCTTGAAGTGTGTTTTGGGTGCACTGTAAGAAATCGCCCCAGTCTTGCACTTATTCGTATTCTGCTAAATCACGAGCCTTTAGAATGAAACTGTGTtatttttgacctgatgatttGGGACTTGCgtaaatgtttatttaactTGTTTGTAATGGTTACTTTTGTGTTCACCGTCAGCCTGGTTCTCTGGACTTCAACAATCAACTGTTGGCTCCAGGGGGAAAAGGAATGTGGGGTAGCTGGGGCAAAGGCAGCAGTGGAGGAACTGGAGCAAAACCAGCAAGCGGAGAGCCGGGTATAACATATTCTTCAAAAAGACGGTGTGGTTTTAAGATGTTTTAGTGGTTGGAGTGCTAATCTGTCCTTTTCCACTTTAAGATTCTGGTCGTCCAGCTACCAGCACCCTCAACCGCTTCTCAGCCCTGCAACAGTCTGGTTCGTTGTTGTCTTCAACTGACTCTGATCGCAGAGCTCCTCAGAGGTATTTAGCAGCTGCAGATATTTTCTCACCAAGTGAAATGTCTTGTCCTCGTACTTTGCTCTTATTGTTTTCTTTACCACCTCCACTGAATAAATGAAGACCTGTATAGCAACCAGTTTAATATCAGATCAGATTTCATGGCACATTATGATAAATGTGGACCTTTTTGTTTCACTTACAACCTTTAGGTCAAGCTCAAGCCGCGAGCGTGGTGGCGACAGAGACAGGGGTGATCGCGACAGGGATCGGTTTGACCGATTTGATCGCAGCGAGGGACGGGAGGGTCGTGACGACAGGAGCACCCGGAACCAAATCACCAAGAGAAGCTTCAGCAGAGAGTCTCAGGAGCGCGGCGGGAGGGCCGGTGACCTCCGGGCCTCGACTGAGCCAGTGCGCCGCGTGGCCAGCATGACCGACAATAGGGACAGGGGAAGCAGGGACAGAGGAAGTCGGGATAGAGGaagcagagacagaggaagccAGGACAGGGCCCCAAGCAAAGATCTCCCAGGTAAAAAACCCACTGAGCAAAAGTGAAGATTTGAAATGGATGTAATGGTAGGAAAAgctgtggacacacagagaTTGGAATAATATTTAACTAATTTTTCTCTGCAGTTAAGCGTGAGAGTgcccccactcctcctccttctctccctaaACCTGCCTTGAGTGAAGAGGAGTTGGAGAAGAAGTCAAACGCCATTATAGAAGAATACCTCCACATTAATGACTTGAAGGTACAAACGTGACGCCATGTAAACTTGCATGCAACGAAGTGCATTTCCTTAAATGTACGCATATTGTCAGGCTTTACCTGCAAATGCTTGGAATATGAAACCACTTTGATGGCCAACATCTTGTCCTCTTCTGCTGCTGTAGGAGGCGTTGCAGTGTGTGACGGAACTCAACAGCGCCTCACTGCTCTATGTGTTTGTCCGGAACGGTGTGGAGTCGACGCTTGAGCGCAGCACCATTGCTAGAGCACACATGGGCTTGTTGCTGCACCAACTTGTAAAGGCAGATTTATTGCCCACAGCGCAGTACTACAAAGGGTGAGCTTTAACAGGAAAAACACCACACTGTGTTTCCGATGTCTCTAAAGTGCATCCTTGTTTACTCTTGAGGGACTGATTTATGCAAAATAAACTAActaatgtgtgtgttaaagtgaGATTGAGTGCTTTGTGCTTTTTGGGACCGTAGGCTAGAAGAGACCCTGGAGGCTGCGGAAGACACGGCCATAGATATACCTCACATCTGGCTCTACCTGGCTGAACTCATTACCCCCATGCTCCATGAGGGAGGCATCCCTATGGGACAGCTCTTCAGGTGAGCTACAGTGCTGGAAGTCAGCAAACataattaaatcaaataattcttcaGCAAGCCTAGTTCCTGTGGATTGAGATCTGTCAGAAACTGCTACCTTTGACCCAGCAACATTTGTAGGGTGTAGGCAGTGCTCTGGCCCTAAACATGCGTCACAGTAATACATATTGTACACATGcagttcaaaaacatcaaatCTGAGTCAGTGGGATAACTGGGACACCTTTGTCAGCTTCTCACAAATATTTGAGGTGTCTGTAGTTACTCTCTTGTCATCATCATTCCCTTTCTTCACgttgtactttttgtttttttaaacccaagTATAACTGTGATTTTACTAATTATGGTAATAAATAAAACGACTGAATAATAATTTAGTTAAAAGCAAATGGAATGaataactctgtgtgtgtgtgttgcatctTCAGGGAGATCTCAAAGCCTCTCGTGCCTCTGGGGCAGGCTGGCGTGCTTCTGGTACAGATCCTCAAGTTGCTCTGCAAAGAAATGGTACGTCCTACATAAATCCCCAAAACTCCATTCGTTCTGTCTATAATGAGTGCAACCTTTAATATTGTTTCATTACACCTTGTTGTACATTAACATCTTAATACTTTGTGCCGTTTGACAGTTAAGACTCACtggatttaatgttttttgtttttttttctccccatcaGACCCCTAAGAAGGTCGGGGCCATGTGGACTGAGGGTGGGCTCAATTGGAGTGATTTCTTGCCCGAGGATGAAGATGTCAACAAGTTTGTCACCGATCAGGTCTGTAGGCTACAGTACTACAAGAcagtgaaacacacaaacacaaacttcaTACAATCTCatagaaaacagaaacataatgtGCCAATATTCGTCTTGATTGTTTATCATATAGaaataaagatatttaattGCAGCAAATTGACACCAATGCAGACCTAATGTCAATACCTACATACCCCTCatgtcctgttgtgttttcgtcattcacatttaagaaaaatTCAAGAATTAAAAGCAAAATAATTAAGTTAATCACTTACAAGAGAATCTTCAATTATCTTTGTTTATGTAATTTAGAAAGTGGAGTTCACCACCGGAGAGGAGATGGAGTCAAAGGACGTGGACGAGAAGAAGGTCCTCACTGGAGAGGAGCTCAGCAAACAGCTGGACAGACTCCTCCAGGACAAGGCCAACAACCAGCGCATCAGAGACTGGGTTGAGGTGGGTGAAATGTACTTCTGATGTAGCTCATGTTTTACTTCAGACTTGAATATCCC
This is a stretch of genomic DNA from Sander vitreus isolate 19-12246 chromosome 12, sanVit1, whole genome shotgun sequence. It encodes these proteins:
- the eif4g1a gene encoding eukaryotic translation initiation factor 4 gamma 1a isoform X5, with translation MNKPPLPITGPTSVPNPAPSPGLTQAAYGPGQPPSLVFATPPPPQMNSAPQPRQSYYQNRPAMATSAPRVQTSSGPRPVGPTQVYPHGSQMMMISQQQLSFAGSPQGYFIPPGQYRAPYMPPTQQYPVTSGTAGFYPGTSPAEYPAYAGAYYPAQPQYSQSVQPAPVMINPAQQQQQAPPPQQPAAQSQGPPKRERKPIRIRDPNQGGRDITEEIMSGGRSTTTPTPPQASTADGSPAQTNGEVTQPATTVTRRDENTEPPASAETPPPLATANTEPVVEAKQETDNQMTPPAELAIQSVAPTAAAEVPSPLIKDLQSPLPAAASTTTTVPPEAEHKVDTKVGDTVDAPVGPSASLAAQEAPVKMEEPQAAPPPTEKVPEKEEKKAEELQKLENKEQVASAKFEPAVEVPATVTPVDEAKEETATKTETKVSTPPPSAQEPSSPQTQNATQSPAPKPEPTPAEAAEPLLSNGLPQDIEELSEDVAFSDTTPLDKPDASQSQESTPVAKTAMPAQEEEEEEEKERGEERNEKSEDAPPASVSCPTEEPTMQAATSVPRKRKNMKEFNKKEAIGDLLDAFTEEQEAKPAPEPSSTQADPVPVAPPEPPAEVVDETWEEREDKQNAEPKVTSEPTEQKYQYKEEKWKPIDPEDKKRYDREFLLGFQFISASMHKPDGLPIISDVVLDKANKTPMRPADPARMINVGPDFTPSYLGNLGSRSVGGPRGPPPGPRRSQQGQRKEPRKIISSMSLGDDVQLNKAEKAWKPTVKKSTRTRAAEEVEDDDPEQAKTQELFKRLRSILNKLTPQKFQELMKQVTELTIDTEERLKGTIDLIFEKAISEPNFSVAYANMCRCLLGLKVPIPDKPGLFVNFRKLLLNRCQKEFEKDQDDDEIFEKKQQEIEAAKEGEECERLKVELQDFKDKARRRSMGNIKFIGELFKLKMLTEAIMHDCVVKLLKNHDEESLECLCRLFSTIGKDLDFEKAKPRMDQYFNQMDKIIKERKTSSRIRFMLQDVLDLRKSGWVPRRGDQGPKTIDQIHKEAEMEEHREQIKVQQQLLSKKEGGGERGGGRMGGNMGGRGSHTPGGGRTSQPQDEGWNTVPISKNRPIDTTRLSKITKPGSLDFNNQLLAPGGKGMWGSWGKGSSGGTGAKPASGEPDSGRPATSTLNRFSALQQSGSLLSSTDSDRRAPQRSSSSRERGGDRDRGDRDRDRFDRFDRSEGREGRDDRSTRNQITKRSFSRESQERGGRAGDLRASTEPVRRVASMTDNRDRGSRDRGSRDRGSRDRGSQDRAPSKDLPVKRESAPTPPPSLPKPALSEEELEKKSNAIIEEYLHINDLKEALQCVTELNSASLLYVFVRNGVESTLERSTIARAHMGLLLHQLVKADLLPTAQYYKGLEETLEAAEDTAIDIPHIWLYLAELITPMLHEGGIPMGQLFREISKPLVPLGQAGVLLVQILKLLCKEMTPKKVGAMWTEGGLNWSDFLPEDEDVNKFVTDQKVEFTTGEEMESKDVDEKKVLTGEELSKQLDRLLQDKANNQRIRDWVEANLDEQQTASNQFVRALMTSVCQSAIICDNPYRVDAGQIGQRASLLQRYLSDEQKELQALYALQALMVHMEQPANLLRMFFDALYDEDVIKEDAFYKWETSKDPAEQTGKGVALKSVTAFFTWLREAEEESDKE
- the eif4g1a gene encoding eukaryotic translation initiation factor 4 gamma 1a isoform X4, coding for MNKPPLPITGPTSVPNPAPSPGLTQAAYGPGQPPSLVFATPPPPQMNSAPQPRQFAAGPRTLHQQSYYQNRPAMATSAPRVQTSSGPRPVGPTQVYPHGSQMMMISQQQLSFAGSPQGYFIPPGQYRAPYMPPTQQYPVTSGTAGFYPGTSPAEYPAYAGAYYPAQPQYSQSVQPAPVMINPAQQQQQAPPPQQPAAQSQGPPKRERKPIRIRDPNQGGRDITEEIMSGGRSTTTPTPPQASTADGSPAQTNGEVTQPATTVTRRDENTEPPASAETPPPLATANTEPVVEAKQETDNQMTPPAELAIQSVAPTAAAEVPSPLIKDLQSPLPAAASTTTTVPPEAEHKVDTKVGDTVDAPVGPSASLAAQEAPVKMEEPQAAPPPTEKVPEKEEKKAEELQKLENKEQVASAKFEPAVEVPATVTPVDEAKEETATKTETKVSTPPPSAQEPSSPQTQNATQSPAPKPEPTPAEAAEPLLSNGLPQDIEELSEDVAFSDTTPLDKPDASQSQESTPVAKTAMPAQEEEEEEEKERGEERNEKSEDAPPASVSCPTEEPTMQAATSVPRKRKNMKEFNKKEAIGDLLDAFTEEQEAKPAPEPSSTQADPVPVAPPEPPAEVVDETWEEREDKQNAEPKVTSEPTEQKYQYKEEKWKPIDPEDKKRYDREFLLGFQFISASMHKPDGLPIISDVVLDKANKTPMRPADPARMINVGPDFTPSYLGNLGSRSVGGPRGPPPGPRRSQQGQRKEPRKIISSMSLGDDVQLNKAEKAWKPTVKKSTRTRAAEEVEDDDPEQAKTQELFKRLRSILNKLTPQKFQELMKQVTELTIDTEERLKGTIDLIFEKAISEPNFSVAYANMCRCLLGLKVPIPDKPGLFVNFRKLLLNRCQKEFEKDQDDDEIFEKKQQEIEAAKEGEECERLKVELQDFKDKARRRSMGNIKFIGELFKLKMLTEAIMHDCVVKLLKNHDEESLECLCRLFSTIGKDLDFEKAKPRMDQYFNQMDKIIKERKTSSRIRFMLQDVLDLRKSGWVPRRGDQGPKTIDQIHKEAEMEEHREQIKVQQQLLSKKEGGGERGGGRMGGNMGGRGSHTPGGGRTSQPQDEGWNTVPISKNRPIDTTRLSKITKPGSLDFNNQLLAPGGKGMWGSWGKGSSGGTGAKPASGEPDSGRPATSTLNRFSALQQSGSLLSSTDSDRRAPQRSSSSRERGGDRDRGDRDRDRFDRFDRSEGREGRDDRSTRNQITKRSFSRESQERGGRAGDLRASTEPVRRVASMTDNRDRGSRDRGSRDRGSRDRGSQDRAPSKDLPVKRESAPTPPPSLPKPALSEEELEKKSNAIIEEYLHINDLKEALQCVTELNSASLLYVFVRNGVESTLERSTIARAHMGLLLHQLVKADLLPTAQYYKGLEETLEAAEDTAIDIPHIWLYLAELITPMLHEGGIPMGQLFREISKPLVPLGQAGVLLVQILKLLCKEMTPKKVGAMWTEGGLNWSDFLPEDEDVNKFVTDQKVEFTTGEEMESKDVDEKKVLTGEELSKQLDRLLQDKANNQRIRDWVEANLDEQQTASNQFVRALMTSVCQSAIICDNPYRVDAGQIGQRASLLQRYLSDEQKELQALYALQALMVHMEQPANLLRMFFDALYDEDVIKEDAFYKWETSKDPAEQTGKGVALKSVTAFFTWLREAEEESDKE